One genomic region from Microcystis panniformis FACHB-1757 encodes:
- a CDS encoding transposase, whose protein sequence is MKTENRIFSQVYSYLEQGSRFVDKRHLTVLSWMVTALLSSQSLNQARWEPFVQSRAEQANSYQRRWNRFCQNGRVAVEKIYIPLILKAIETWKEKGERLYLAIDTTLLWNQYCFVYLAVVCGGRAVPLMWMGLEHGSASLAFEKYEPLLDRAKGYLQGFENVMLLADRGFANQQLIQWLRKNTWHWCLRLPCDTLIYGVRRRGFGYEVRELYPPKRQACFDRNVQVWQEARITAHLALASVPGVKDNWAILSDEPPTLDTFWQYGLRFPIEHLFQGQ, encoded by the coding sequence ATGAAAACCGAGAACAGAATCTTCTCCCAAGTTTATTCCTATCTAGAACAAGGAAGCCGATTTGTGGATAAAAGACATTTAACCGTCCTCAGTTGGATGGTGACAGCCCTACTCAGTAGTCAAAGTCTCAATCAAGCCAGATGGGAACCCTTTGTACAAAGCAGAGCCGAACAAGCCAATAGTTATCAGAGACGGTGGAATCGCTTTTGCCAGAATGGAAGAGTAGCGGTGGAAAAGATATACATCCCCTTAATATTGAAAGCCATCGAGACTTGGAAGGAGAAGGGGGAAAGACTGTATCTAGCAATAGATACCACTCTGTTGTGGAATCAATACTGCTTTGTCTATCTAGCGGTGGTCTGCGGGGGGAGAGCCGTCCCCTTGATGTGGATGGGATTAGAACATGGTAGTGCCAGCCTAGCTTTTGAGAAATACGAACCCTTGTTGGACAGAGCCAAAGGCTATCTTCAGGGCTTTGAGAATGTCATGCTGTTAGCCGACCGAGGCTTTGCCAATCAGCAATTAATTCAATGGCTCAGGAAAAATACTTGGCATTGGTGTCTTCGCTTACCTTGCGATACCCTCATTTACGGTGTTCGCCGTCGGGGTTTTGGCTATGAGGTCAGAGAACTCTATCCTCCCAAACGGCAAGCCTGCTTTGATCGCAACGTTCAAGTCTGGCAGGAGGCTAGAATCACTGCTCATCTTGCTTTAGCCTCTGTTCCAGGGGTTAAGGATAATTGGGCAATTCTGAGCGAT